The following proteins come from a genomic window of Candidatus Zixiibacteriota bacterium:
- a CDS encoding BglII/BstYI family type II restriction endonuclease has protein sequence MVWRDYIPVDVADLYEVHDYHHAAAILSNEFPSEFRDVCTVLRKFRITRENLLGSTGYEGARRKFSDVLGPLGWGEASFDVNLAVDGAIVGRSRLTVQHLKGRVAFCSLWSAEHMAPERDLCAFNRLFAYDQISVGVLVVASCEIAPCFESLIALAEQYDPACGATTAPRLGPDGILGCSLGLRSESRSGCPVLVVWTTPKLLLHQTALS, from the coding sequence ATGGTATGGCGAGACTACATCCCCGTGGACGTCGCTGACCTGTATGAGGTTCACGACTACCATCATGCGGCGGCGATTCTGTCCAACGAGTTCCCGTCCGAATTCAGGGATGTTTGCACTGTACTGCGCAAGTTCAGGATCACGAGAGAGAACCTGCTTGGGTCTACTGGCTACGAAGGCGCTCGCAGGAAGTTCTCCGATGTACTCGGCCCCCTTGGATGGGGAGAAGCCAGCTTCGATGTCAACCTGGCGGTAGACGGGGCAATCGTAGGACGGAGTCGGCTCACGGTGCAGCACCTCAAAGGGCGCGTTGCGTTCTGCAGCCTTTGGAGTGCAGAGCATATGGCTCCCGAGCGAGACCTGTGCGCTTTCAACAGACTTTTCGCATACGATCAGATCAGCGTTGGTGTTCTCGTCGTTGCAAGTTGTGAGATCGCACCGTGCTTTGAGTCCCTGATAGCACTTGCTGAGCAGTACGATCCCGCTTGCGGCGCGACCACAGCCCCGAGGCTTGGCCCAGACGGGATTCTGGGGTGTTCTTTGGGGCTCCGCTCGGAGTCAAGGAGCGGTTGCC